CTGGAGGGTGAGCTGCTCGGGGTCGCCCGCGCCGATGCCGATGACATGAATCTTTCGCACCCCCCGAGTCTGCCGCACACCACCGACAGCGAGCCCACCGCCTCATGCCCCCTCACGCCGAGCGCCCCGAACGACGTCACACCCCCCGCAGCCCGGGCGCCCGTGCCCCCGCGTCCACCGTCGCCCCGCCCTCCACGTCGCCCGCCAACTCCCGCGCCCACTGCGCGAGCCCCGGCAGGTCCAGGTCGTACGGGCGCTTGCGTCCCGTCCGTGCCGTCCACTCCTCGATCGCGCCCGCCCCGCGGCGCAGCAGACGGGCCCCGCCGGTGACGTTGCCGCGTGCCGCGTGCGTCAGCCCCACGGCCAGCTGGGCGAGGCCGCGCCACAGGGTGCGCTCCTCGTCCGGGCCCGAC
This region of Streptomyces chromofuscus genomic DNA includes:
- a CDS encoding DUF309 domain-containing protein, with amino-acid sequence MGSTPEGRRTGARDRDSEGRARNARPRDGLGRPLPYDAQGVPRQPEGVVRTPEETVAEAQALLQAGRPFHAHEVFEDAWKSGPDEERTLWRGLAQLAVGLTHAARGNVTGGARLLRRGAGAIEEWTARTGRKRPYDLDLPGLAQWARELAGDVEGGATVDAGARAPGLRGV